One genomic window of Pseudomonas chlororaphis subsp. piscium includes the following:
- a CDS encoding TolC family outer membrane protein, translating to MLRKLSLAIAVSCASNGMAWAAEAPLTTKTDLVSVYQEAVDNNADLAAARADYDARKEVVPQARAGLLPNLSAGADLNNTRTKFDEPSMTATRSGTVYQATLAQPIFRADRWFQLQAAKDVNEQAALELSATEQNLILQSAESYFSVLRAQDNLASTKAEEAAFKRQLDQSNERFDVGLSDKTDVLQSQASYDTARANRILAQRQVDDAFEALITLTNRQYNSIQGIVHSLPVLAPTPNDAKAWVDTAAKQNLNLLASNYAVSAAEETLKQRKAGHAPTLDAVAQYKKGDNDALGFSNPAPLGQRYGSDVEQRTIGLQLSIPIYSGGLTSSQVRESYSRLNQSEQRREALRRQVVENTRNLHRAVNTDVEQVQARRQSIISNQSAVEATEIGYQVGTRNIVDVLDAQRQLYTSVRNYNNSRYDYILDNLRLKQAAGTLNPGDLQDLSRYLKADYNPDRDFLPPDLAKAAAEQLKARPVQ from the coding sequence ATGCTGCGCAAACTCTCACTGGCCATCGCCGTGTCTTGTGCGTCCAATGGAATGGCCTGGGCAGCAGAAGCGCCCTTGACCACTAAAACCGACCTGGTCAGCGTCTACCAGGAGGCCGTGGACAACAACGCCGACCTCGCCGCCGCCCGCGCCGATTACGACGCACGCAAAGAAGTGGTGCCACAGGCTCGCGCCGGTTTGCTGCCCAACCTCTCGGCCGGTGCCGACCTGAACAACACCCGGACCAAGTTCGACGAACCCTCGATGACCGCCACCCGCAGCGGCACCGTGTATCAGGCGACCCTGGCCCAGCCGATTTTCCGCGCCGACCGCTGGTTCCAGCTGCAAGCGGCCAAGGACGTCAACGAGCAAGCCGCGCTGGAGCTCTCGGCCACCGAACAGAACCTGATCCTGCAAAGCGCCGAAAGCTACTTCTCGGTGTTGCGCGCCCAGGACAACCTGGCCTCGACCAAGGCCGAAGAAGCCGCCTTCAAGCGTCAACTGGACCAGTCCAACGAGCGCTTCGATGTGGGTCTGTCGGACAAGACCGACGTCCTGCAATCCCAGGCCAGCTACGACACCGCGCGGGCCAACCGGATCCTCGCCCAGCGCCAGGTGGATGACGCGTTCGAAGCCCTGATCACCCTGACCAACCGCCAGTACAACTCGATCCAGGGCATCGTTCACAGCCTGCCGGTGCTGGCACCGACCCCGAATGACGCCAAGGCCTGGGTCGATACCGCGGCCAAGCAGAACCTCAACCTGCTGGCCAGCAACTACGCGGTCAGCGCCGCCGAGGAAACCCTCAAGCAGCGCAAGGCCGGCCACGCCCCGACCCTCGACGCGGTGGCGCAATACAAGAAAGGCGACAACGACGCCCTCGGCTTCAGCAACCCGGCCCCACTGGGCCAGCGTTATGGCAGCGACGTCGAACAACGCACCATCGGCCTGCAACTGAGCATTCCGATCTACAGCGGCGGCCTGACCAGCTCCCAGGTCCGCGAGTCCTACTCGCGCCTGAACCAGAGCGAGCAACGCCGTGAGGCCCTGCGCCGCCAGGTGGTGGAGAACACCCGCAACCTGCACCGCGCGGTGAACACCGATGTCGAGCAGGTCCAGGCCCGACGCCAGTCGATCATCTCCAACCAGAGCGCCGTGGAAGCCACGGAAATCGGTTATCAGGTCGGTACGCGCAATATCGTCGACGTGCTCGATGCCCAGCGCCAGCTGTACACCTCGGTGCGCAACTACAACAACAGCCGCTACGACTACATCCTCGACAACCTGCGCCTCAAGCAAGCCGCCGGCACCCTCAACCCGGGCGACCTGCAGGACCTGTCGCGCTACCTGAAAGCCGACTACAACCCGGACCGCGACTTCCTGCCGCCGGACCTGGCCAAGGCCGCGGCGGAACAGCTCAAGGCCCGGCCGGTTCAATGA
- a CDS encoding NUDIX domain-containing protein produces MTDFANTTPTTVDIVRREKCFQGFYQLDRVQLRHELFAGGMGREISREIFVRHDAVCVLPYDPQRDEVVLIEQFRVGAMGKTANPWLIELVAGLIDKDEQPEEVAHREAQEEAGLTFSALWPMTQYFPSPGGSTEFVHLYLGRCDSSGAGGLHGLVEEAEDIRVSVWAFEDALQAVRDGRISNAASIIALQWLALNRVEVRGLWS; encoded by the coding sequence ATGACGGACTTTGCCAACACCACGCCGACCACTGTCGATATCGTTCGGCGCGAGAAATGCTTCCAGGGTTTTTATCAGCTCGACCGGGTGCAACTGCGCCACGAGCTGTTTGCCGGTGGCATGGGGCGCGAGATCAGTCGTGAAATCTTTGTGCGTCATGATGCTGTCTGCGTCCTGCCGTACGATCCGCAACGCGATGAAGTGGTCTTGATCGAGCAGTTTCGCGTCGGCGCCATGGGGAAGACCGCCAACCCCTGGTTGATCGAACTGGTCGCCGGTCTGATCGACAAGGACGAGCAGCCGGAAGAAGTTGCTCACCGCGAGGCGCAGGAGGAAGCTGGGCTGACATTCTCCGCGCTGTGGCCGATGACCCAGTATTTCCCGTCGCCGGGGGGCAGTACCGAATTCGTGCATCTGTACCTGGGGCGTTGCGACAGCAGCGGTGCCGGTGGCCTGCACGGGCTGGTGGAAGAGGCGGAGGATATCCGCGTGTCGGTCTGGGCTTTCGAAGACGCACTGCAGGCGGTAAGGGATGGGCGGATTTCCAACGCGGCGAGCATTATTGCCTTGCAATGGCTGGCTTTGAACCGCGTTGAAGTGAGGGGGTTATGGTCGTAA
- the cpdA gene encoding 3',5'-cyclic-AMP phosphodiesterase, which produces MPSASTLTTDDPVLLVQLSDSHLFAEADGTLLGMNTRDSLQRVIELVLEQQPRIDLMLATGDLSQDGTLESYQLFRDMTRQIPAPARWIPGNHDEPQIMAQAATQSSLLAPVVDIGNWRITLLDSAVPGSVPGYLQDEQLQLLASALSEAPERHHLVCLHHHPVSIGCAWMEPIGLRNPHALFAVLERFPQARAVLWGHVHQEIDRQQGPLRLLASPSTCIQFEPGSEDFKVGETAPGYRWLRLLPDGRLETGVERVTGFDFEVDYGSDGY; this is translated from the coding sequence TTGCCGAGCGCATCCACTCTGACCACCGACGATCCCGTGTTGCTGGTGCAGCTGTCCGACAGTCATCTGTTCGCCGAAGCGGACGGTACGCTGCTGGGCATGAATACCCGCGACAGCCTGCAGCGGGTGATCGAACTGGTGCTGGAGCAGCAGCCGCGGATCGACCTGATGCTGGCCACGGGCGACCTGTCCCAGGACGGTACGCTGGAGTCCTATCAGCTATTTCGTGACATGACCCGGCAGATTCCGGCGCCGGCGCGCTGGATTCCCGGCAACCACGACGAGCCGCAGATCATGGCGCAGGCGGCGACCCAGAGTTCGTTGCTGGCGCCGGTGGTGGACATCGGCAACTGGCGGATCACCCTGCTCGACTCGGCCGTACCGGGTTCGGTACCGGGCTATCTGCAGGACGAGCAGCTGCAGTTGCTGGCCAGTGCCCTGAGCGAAGCCCCCGAACGCCATCATTTGGTGTGCCTGCATCATCATCCGGTTTCCATCGGTTGTGCCTGGATGGAACCCATCGGGCTGCGCAATCCGCATGCGCTGTTCGCCGTGCTGGAGCGTTTTCCGCAGGCGCGTGCGGTGCTCTGGGGCCATGTGCATCAGGAAATCGACCGTCAGCAGGGGCCTTTGCGCCTGCTGGCGTCGCCCTCGACCTGCATTCAGTTCGAGCCGGGCAGCGAGGATTTCAAGGTCGGCGAAACCGCGCCGGGTTATCGCTGGCTGCGTCTGCTGCCCGATGGACGCCTGGAAACCGGTGTCGAGCGGGTCACCGGCTTCGATTTCGAGGTCGATTACGGCAGCGACGGCTACTGA
- a CDS encoding DUF1249 domain-containing protein — translation MVVNKVRDRYRVDLVGLQASCEANYARLMRLLPDMRNQPVARRIAVTQGDQMLGVLALEVLLACPYTTTLQVRQEHSLPWLPVPQLEVQVYHDARMAEVISAEHARRFRGIYPYPNAFMHQPDEKAQLNVFLGEWLSHCLACGHEFEAVR, via the coding sequence ATGGTCGTAAACAAAGTGCGCGATCGCTATCGGGTCGATCTCGTGGGGCTGCAAGCGTCCTGCGAGGCCAACTATGCCCGGCTGATGCGCCTGTTGCCCGACATGCGCAACCAGCCGGTGGCGCGGCGGATCGCGGTGACCCAGGGTGACCAGATGCTCGGCGTGCTGGCGCTGGAGGTGTTGCTGGCCTGTCCTTACACCACCACCCTGCAGGTGCGCCAGGAACACAGCCTGCCCTGGCTGCCGGTGCCGCAGCTGGAAGTGCAGGTCTACCACGACGCGCGCATGGCCGAGGTCATCAGTGCCGAGCATGCCCGGCGCTTTCGTGGCATCTACCCGTATCCGAACGCCTTCATGCACCAGCCGGACGAGAAGGCCCAGCTCAATGTGTTTCTCGGCGAATGGCTGAGCCACTGCCTGGCTTGCGGTCATGAGTTCGAGGCCGTGCGATAG
- the thiC gene encoding phosphomethylpyrimidine synthase ThiC, with translation MTTKLKNATHLSESAKVDEQSVQPFTRSQKIYVQGSRPDIRVPMREISLDVTPTDFGGEINAPVTVYDTSGPYTDPNVVIDVRKGLGDVRSAWIDDRGDTERLPGLSSNFGQERLADPELTKLRFAHVNNPRRAKAGANVSQMHYARKGIITAEMEYVAIRENMKLQEARAAGLLDQQHAGHSFGASIPKEITPEFVREEIARGRAIIPANINHVELEPMIIGRNFLVKINGNIGNSALGSSIEEEVAKLTWGIRWGSDTVMDLSTGKHIHETREWIIRNSPVPIGTVPIYQALEKVNGVAEDLTWELFRDTLIEQAEQGVDYFTIHAGVLLRYVPLTAKRVTGIVSRGGSIMAKWCLAHHKENFLYTHFDEICEIMKAYDVSFSLGDGLRPGSIADANDEAQFGELETLGELTKIAWKHDVQCMIEGPGHVPMQLIKENMDKQLECCDEAPFYTLGPLTTDIAPGYDHITSGIGAAMIGWFGCAMLCYVTPKEHLGLPNKDDVKTGIITYKIAAHAADLAKGHPGAQIRDNALSKARFEFRWEDQFNLGLDPDTARAYHDETLPKDSAKVAHFCSMCGPKFCSMKITQEVREYAANQRIEAVDVEVAKGLAEQAERFKQEGSQLYKKV, from the coding sequence ATGACTACAAAATTAAAAAACGCTACCCACCTTAGCGAATCGGCCAAGGTCGATGAGCAGTCGGTTCAGCCCTTTACCCGCTCGCAAAAAATCTATGTCCAGGGTTCGCGCCCGGACATCCGCGTGCCGATGCGCGAAATCAGCCTCGACGTGACCCCGACCGACTTCGGTGGCGAGATCAACGCGCCCGTCACCGTCTATGACACCTCCGGTCCGTACACCGACCCTAATGTAGTGATCGACGTGCGCAAAGGCCTGGGCGATGTGCGCTCGGCCTGGATCGACGACCGTGGCGACACCGAGCGCCTGCCCGGCCTGAGCTCCAACTTCGGTCAGGAACGCCTCGCCGATCCCGAGCTGACCAAGCTGCGCTTCGCTCACGTCAACAATCCGCGCCGGGCCAAGGCCGGGGCCAACGTCAGCCAGATGCACTACGCGCGCAAGGGCATCATCACCGCCGAGATGGAATACGTCGCCATCCGCGAAAACATGAAGCTGCAAGAGGCCCGCGCCGCGGGACTGCTCGATCAGCAGCACGCCGGCCACAGCTTCGGCGCCAGCATCCCGAAAGAAATCACCCCCGAGTTCGTCCGTGAGGAAATCGCCCGCGGTCGCGCGATCATTCCGGCCAACATCAACCACGTCGAACTGGAACCGATGATCATCGGCCGCAACTTCCTGGTGAAGATCAACGGCAACATCGGCAACAGCGCCCTGGGCTCGTCCATCGAAGAAGAAGTGGCGAAACTGACCTGGGGCATCCGCTGGGGTTCGGACACCGTCATGGACCTGTCCACCGGCAAGCACATCCACGAAACCCGCGAGTGGATCATCCGCAACTCGCCGGTGCCGATCGGTACCGTGCCGATCTACCAGGCACTGGAGAAGGTCAACGGCGTGGCCGAAGACCTGACCTGGGAGCTGTTCCGCGACACTCTGATCGAGCAGGCGGAGCAGGGCGTCGACTACTTCACCATCCACGCCGGCGTGCTGCTGCGTTATGTGCCGTTGACCGCCAAGCGCGTGACCGGCATCGTTTCCCGCGGTGGTTCGATCATGGCCAAGTGGTGCCTGGCGCATCACAAGGAAAACTTCCTCTACACCCACTTCGACGAAATCTGCGAAATCATGAAGGCCTATGACGTCAGCTTCTCGCTGGGCGACGGCCTGCGTCCGGGCTCGATTGCCGACGCCAACGATGAAGCGCAGTTCGGCGAACTGGAGACCCTCGGCGAGCTGACCAAGATCGCCTGGAAGCATGACGTGCAGTGCATGATCGAAGGCCCAGGCCACGTGCCGATGCAGCTGATCAAAGAGAACATGGACAAGCAGCTGGAGTGCTGCGACGAGGCGCCGTTCTACACCCTCGGCCCGCTGACCACCGACATCGCTCCGGGCTACGACCACATCACTTCCGGTATCGGCGCGGCGATGATCGGCTGGTTCGGCTGCGCCATGCTCTGCTACGTGACGCCGAAGGAACACCTGGGACTGCCGAACAAGGATGACGTGAAGACCGGGATCATCACCTACAAGATCGCCGCGCACGCTGCGGATCTCGCAAAAGGACACCCGGGCGCGCAGATCCGTGACAACGCACTGTCCAAGGCGCGTTTCGAATTCCGCTGGGAAGACCAGTTCAACCTCGGCCTCGACCCGGACACCGCACGCGCCTACCACGACGAAACCCTGCCCAAGGATTCGGCCAAGGTCGCGCACTTCTGCTCCATGTGCGGACCGAAGTTCTGCTCAATGAAGATCACCCAGGAGGTCCGCGAGTACGCGGCCAACCAGCGCATCGAAGCGGTGGACGTGGAGGTCGCCAAGGGGCTGGCGGAGCAGGCCGAGCGCTTCAAGCAGGAAGGCAGCCAGTTGTACAAGAAGGTTTGA
- the cytX gene encoding putative hydroxymethylpyrimidine transporter CytX: MSTSSNTYSPDLAVPAERRVFGARDLFSLWFSLGIGLMVLQTGALLAPGLGLSGALLAIFLGTTVGVLLLAAVGVIGSDTGLSSMAALKLSLGSRGASLPALLNLLQLVGWGSFEIIVMRDAASLLGGRAFSEGSLLASPLLWTLFFGALATLLAVSGPLTFVRKILRKWGIWLLLAACLWLTWNLFAKADLAALWAQAGDGSMPLGVGFDIAIAMPLSWLPLIADYSRFGKRARNVFGGTALGFFIGNLWLMSLGVAYTLAFAPSGEVNALLLALAGAGLGIPLLLILLDESENAFADIHSAAVSSGILLRLKVEHLALAIGVLCTLIACLAPLAQYQNFLLLIGSVFAPLFGVVLVDHFILRKRSAQELSVGWRWPALLAWLGGVSTYHLLANFYPDVGATLPSLVLAGLLQGLLGRAFSHGQETARA, from the coding sequence TTGAGCACATCCAGCAACACTTACTCTCCCGATCTCGCGGTCCCTGCCGAGCGACGTGTATTCGGCGCGCGCGATCTGTTTTCCCTGTGGTTTTCCCTCGGCATCGGCCTGATGGTGTTGCAGACCGGCGCGCTGTTGGCGCCAGGCCTGGGCCTGTCCGGCGCCTTGCTGGCGATCTTTCTCGGTACGACGGTCGGCGTCTTGCTGCTCGCGGCGGTCGGGGTGATCGGCAGCGATACGGGGCTGTCGTCCATGGCGGCGCTCAAACTCAGCCTCGGTAGTCGCGGCGCGAGCCTGCCGGCGTTGCTCAACCTGCTGCAACTGGTGGGCTGGGGTTCGTTCGAGATCATCGTCATGCGCGATGCCGCCAGCCTGTTGGGCGGCCGTGCGTTCAGCGAAGGCAGCCTGCTGGCCAGTCCCTTGCTCTGGACCCTGTTTTTCGGCGCGCTGGCGACCTTGCTCGCGGTCAGCGGGCCGCTGACCTTCGTGCGCAAAATCCTGCGCAAGTGGGGCATCTGGCTGCTGTTGGCGGCCTGCCTGTGGCTGACCTGGAACCTGTTCGCCAAGGCCGATCTGGCCGCGCTCTGGGCCCAGGCCGGCGACGGCTCCATGCCGCTCGGCGTGGGCTTCGATATCGCGATCGCCATGCCGTTGTCGTGGTTGCCGCTGATCGCCGACTACTCAAGGTTCGGCAAGCGGGCACGCAATGTCTTTGGCGGTACGGCGCTGGGATTCTTTATCGGTAACCTGTGGCTGATGAGCCTGGGCGTGGCCTACACCCTGGCCTTTGCGCCGAGCGGTGAAGTCAATGCTCTGTTGCTGGCCCTGGCCGGCGCGGGCCTGGGGATTCCGCTGTTGCTGATCCTGTTGGACGAGTCGGAAAACGCCTTTGCCGATATCCATTCGGCCGCGGTCTCCAGCGGCATTCTGCTGCGCCTGAAAGTCGAGCACCTGGCCCTGGCCATTGGCGTGCTCTGCACCCTGATCGCCTGCCTGGCGCCGTTGGCCCAGTATCAGAACTTCCTGCTGCTGATCGGCTCGGTGTTCGCGCCGCTGTTCGGCGTGGTGCTGGTGGATCACTTCATCCTGCGCAAGCGCAGTGCACAGGAACTGTCCGTGGGGTGGCGCTGGCCGGCGTTGCTGGCCTGGCTGGGTGGGGTCAGCACCTATCACCTGCTGGCCAACTTCTACCCGGATGTTGGCGCAACCCTGCCGTCACTGGTGCTGGCAGGGCTGCTGCAAGGGCTGCTGGGACGGGCTTTCAGCCACGGCCAGGAAACAGCTCGGGCTTGA
- a CDS encoding YqiA/YcfP family alpha/beta fold hydrolase → MSGSILYIHGFNSAPASKKASQLIAVMEAIGRGEQLRVPALHHHPREAIGQLEQAIAELGRPLLVGSSLGGYYATHLAERHGLKALLINPAVSPHRMFDGFLGTQTNLYTGETWELTHDHVTALAELEVPAPQDPQRFQVWLQTGDETLDYRSAQLYYRACALRIQAGGDHSFQGFAGQLPALLSFAGIGPDQYQAIDFTSL, encoded by the coding sequence ATGTCCGGTTCGATCCTGTATATCCACGGCTTCAACAGCGCGCCGGCGTCGAAGAAGGCTAGCCAGTTGATCGCTGTCATGGAGGCGATCGGCCGCGGTGAACAGTTGCGTGTGCCGGCCCTGCATCATCATCCTCGCGAGGCCATTGGCCAGTTGGAGCAGGCGATTGCCGAACTCGGACGGCCGCTGCTGGTCGGCAGCTCTCTCGGCGGCTACTATGCCACTCACCTTGCCGAGCGCCATGGCCTGAAAGCCCTGCTGATCAACCCCGCGGTCAGTCCGCACCGGATGTTCGACGGTTTTCTGGGCACGCAGACCAACCTCTACACCGGGGAAACCTGGGAATTGACCCATGACCACGTGACGGCCCTGGCCGAACTGGAAGTGCCGGCGCCCCAGGACCCGCAGCGGTTCCAGGTCTGGCTGCAGACAGGTGACGAGACGCTGGACTATCGCAGCGCCCAGCTGTATTACCGAGCCTGTGCCTTGCGCATCCAGGCCGGCGGCGACCATAGTTTCCAGGGTTTTGCCGGACAATTGCCGGCGTTGTTGAGTTTTGCCGGCATCGGCCCGGATCAGTACCAGGCGATCGATTTCACCTCGCTGTGA
- a CDS encoding RsiV family protein produces the protein MSLLKIASVACLALTLGACQSLFQPSYQKPLQSTSDKSEQIKPGCSNQDCPLVNIDTVHFADEPQLDALIEKRLLQMTRATADQAVPATLSAYREKFLREADSRNSMYLQAKVREQHDGLVIIELASYLDTGGAHGTPGRGFINYSRELHKELTLSDMLRPGQEAAFWKAAQVAHNSWLISTKLDQEPEFIKTWPFQKTPNVALTYGGVILKYNVSVIAPYALGHIELKIPYNRLNGILKPELFPGRG, from the coding sequence ATGTCGCTTCTTAAAATCGCTTCCGTGGCTTGCCTGGCCCTGACCCTGGGCGCCTGCCAAAGCCTGTTCCAACCCAGCTATCAAAAGCCCCTGCAAAGCACCAGCGACAAGTCGGAACAGATCAAGCCCGGCTGCAGCAATCAGGATTGCCCGCTGGTGAACATCGACACCGTGCACTTCGCCGACGAGCCGCAGCTCGATGCGCTGATTGAAAAGCGCCTGCTGCAGATGACCCGCGCCACTGCGGACCAGGCCGTGCCAGCGACGCTGAGCGCCTACCGGGAGAAGTTCCTGCGCGAGGCCGACAGCCGCAACAGCATGTACCTGCAAGCCAAGGTACGCGAACAGCATGACGGCCTGGTGATCATCGAACTGGCCAGCTACCTGGACACCGGCGGCGCCCACGGCACGCCCGGCCGCGGCTTCATCAACTACTCCCGCGAGCTGCACAAGGAACTGACCCTGTCCGACATGCTGCGCCCGGGCCAGGAAGCCGCGTTCTGGAAGGCCGCCCAGGTGGCCCACAACAGCTGGCTGATCAGCACGAAGCTGGACCAGGAGCCGGAGTTCATCAAGACCTGGCCGTTCCAGAAAACCCCGAACGTGGCGCTGACCTACGGCGGCGTGATCCTCAAGTACAACGTATCGGTGATCGCGCCTTACGCGCTGGGCCATATCGAACTGAAGATCCCTTACAACCGCCTGAACGGCATTCTCAAGCCCGAGCTGTTTCCTGGCCGTGGCTGA